Genomic DNA from Hymenobacter jejuensis:
AGCGGTTTATTTTCATGCGCTTCGTGAATGGGATGCTGAACAAGCCGGCCACCGTGAGCATGCCCAGCATCGAGCCGAGCCCAAAGATGAGAATGTAGGCCACGCCCCAAACGGGGTCGCTGATGCCGCTCATCACGAACAGCACCAACGCGCCGCTGCCCGCCAAGCCGTGGATTAGCCCAACGGTGTAGGCAAAGCTGTGCTGGTAGCGCGGGCTGCGGCTCGTGGTAAAGGTGTCTTTGCCAACCAAGCGGCTGATGCCCATGACTACGAGCATGGCGCCTACCGCGGCCTCGAAGTAGCTGGAATTCAAGAAAGTAGCCCGGCTGAAAATAATCACGGAGCCCAGCACGACCAGCGTGGTCGTGTGGCCCAGCCCCCAATACAAGCCGTCTTTGATGGCTAGCAAGGTGCTGTCGCGCTTGGAGATGATGGTGCCGACGGCTAGCAGATGGTCGGCCTCAAACGCGTGGCCCATGCCGGCCACCGAGGCGAATAAGATGGGTAAGAGTGTTTTCATCGGTACGGTGCGGCCCTGCTGCAATGTCGGTAGCTAAATATAGAAGTTATTTATTGTGGTGGAATTAGCCGGTAAGTTGTTCAGATTTGGTTGCTGCCTAGCTTTAAGAGGTGTATTTTTAAATTGTTGATAATCAAACATTTATGATTATTGGAATACGAAAACGCTTGATATTTTAGCTCATTGATTTAAGCTGAGCTTCAATTGTTGGGGGTAGAGCCGAGCCGAAGCTGTCAGCAAGATCTTAACTCGTGCGGTATGCGGCGAGGCGGGCACGGTACTTGCCATCCGGGCTGCGTACGCTTCAGCTTGACTACAGTACGCGGCTGGCGATTTCCTTTTTTCTTTTCTCCGAAGTTTATGGATCAAGATTTACAACTCAGCTTGGCCAACAATGCAAAGCAGTGGCTGGCGCTTTCATTATCCATTTCGTCGGCTGAGAAAATCTCGTTTGACAAGATCCACGACCGGTTTTTCGTCACGTACGGTGCGCACTTCATGGCTCATGTGTACCGCACCACCTTCGAACGGGTATTGCAGAATACGCCGGATGCCGAGCGCAGCAAGCTGTTGGTTGCGTTTCGGCAGGCGTTGGACCAAGCGCTCGACGATCATTATTCCAATGCCATAGGCTGAGCGGACTAGTTGAGCAGCACTAGCAAGCGCTCAAACCTGGTTTCTGCGCTTCAGCAGCCTCGATTACTACACAAAAAGCCTCGGTGCTACGGTACCGGGGCTTTTTGTATGCAGTACTACTTGGGCAGAGAGGATTTCTGGGAAGCTGCTTCCGAAAGTGCCGGAAGATATTTGCGGCTGTTCTCAGCGTGCCTCACCGGCATTCCACACAGAACTACTTAGCTTTAAAGCTCCACTTCAACCTCATCTTAAATGAAAAAACTAGCACTTGCCGGGTTGCTGGCATGTACGCTTGCGGGATGCAATCAGCAGACCAAAACCGAAAGCGGCGGCGCCACCAGCGCCACCGCCAGTACCAAAGATCTGGCGTCGCTTTTCGACAGTTATTGGGAGAAAAACAACAAACTGTTTCCGCTGGATGCCACCACGCAGGGCGACAACCGCTACAACGACCAGCTCCCCAACGACCAGACCAAAGCCTTCCGCGATACGCTCCGCAATTTCTACGAAAGCTACCAAACAAAGCTTAAGTCGTATGACCGTAACTCGTTGTCTGACAACGACAAAGTGAGCTACGACATCTTTCAATACGAGATGGAAAGCCGCTTGGCGGGCCTGAAGCTGAACATGTGGATGATGCCGTTTCAGCAGTTTTGGGGCTTGCCCATTACGCTGGGGCAATACGGTTCGGGCGAGGGCATTCAGCCGTTTAAAAACGCCAAGGACTACGACAATTGGCTGGGCCGCGTGAAAAGCTTCCCGGTGTGGGGCGACTCGGCCATCGCCAACTTCCGCAAGGGCATGGCTGCCGGGGTGGTGCTGCCGCGGGCGCTGGTGGTAAAAATGATTCCGCAGATGGAAGCGCTGG
This window encodes:
- a CDS encoding urease accessory protein yields the protein MKTLLPILFASVAGMGHAFEADHLLAVGTIISKRDSTLLAIKDGLYWGLGHTTTLVVLGSVIIFSRATFLNSSYFEAAVGAMLVVMGISRLVGKDTFTTSRSPRYQHSFAYTVGLIHGLAGSGALVLFVMSGISDPVWGVAYILIFGLGSMLGMLTVAGLFSIPFTKRMKINRSLRLSAVVLSSGICIVYGSRMIYENLHF